In a genomic window of Styela clava chromosome 11, kaStyClav1.hap1.2, whole genome shotgun sequence:
- the LOC144429668 gene encoding ribosome-recycling factor, mitochondrial-like produces the protein MSANAVIPCCRRLIGPKSLGYLPNKSFRPALHIVRAKNTLSNDVILCTRMWQPYTAVNFHTSVIFNKDKGKPKKTKKQEVLIRAEDAEEFIDLNLVHDEMLEVIEKLKHDFVHQFRIGANMKILDNIKVLLQGDEFQLREVATITKKSPKLLEVDFVNFPEALASAQSAIECSGMNLNPKVKGTKLEVLIPVVTAEHRKALVKAAKFRMNESKDETRKIQKFHEKKLSKVEHLPETIGIVIKKQIHIYVDANLKEAETIFKAKEKDLLIQQ, from the coding sequence ATGTCTGCAAATGCTGTAATTCCGTGCTGTAGGAGATTGATTGGGCCGAAGAGTTTGGGCTATTTACCTAACAAAAGTTTCAGGCCAGCTTTACATATTGTCAGAGCGAAAAATACTTTGTCAAATGATGTTATATTGTGTACGCGGATGTGGCAACCATATACTGCTGTAAATTTTCATACATCTGTGATATTTAATAAAGATAAGGGTAAaccaaagaaaacaaaaaagcaagaAGTTCTTATTCGTGCAGAAGATGCTGAAGAGTTTATTGATCTTAATTTGGTTCATGATGAAATGTTAGAAGTTATCGAAAAGTTGAAACATGATTTTGTGCACCAGTTTAGGATCGGTGCCAACATGAAAATCTTAGACAACATCAAAGTTTTGCTGCAAGGTGATGAATTTCAACTGAGAGAGGTTGCAACTATCACAAAGAAATCGCCCAAATTATTAGAAGTTGATTTTGTGAATTTTCCCGAAGCACTTGCTTCTGCACAATCAGCAATTGAATGCAGTGGTATGAACTTGAATCCAAAAGTCAAGGGTACCAAACTTGAAGTGCTGATTCCTGTGGTCACAGCAGAACACAGAAAAGCGTTAGTCAAAGCTGCGAAATTTAGAATGAATGAATCCAAAGATGAAactagaaaaatacaaaaatttcatgaaaaaaaactttcaaaagttGAACATTTGCCAGAGACGATAGGCATTGTAATTAAAAAGCAAATCCACATTTATGTTGATGCTAATCTGAAAGAAGCTGAAACAATTTTCAAAGCGAAAGAAAAAGATTTGCTCATTCAACAGTGA
- the LOC120348001 gene encoding uncharacterized protein LOC120348001 translates to MKIFVQMLDGWRKEIVVNENSETVAHLKDTVVRELRNKELTFDQIYLYLKEREISGVWVRDCGIQPGDTVNVVAKQRKFIRITVKHEDGRITLDVEESELVEYVKERIKKRKGFAVDKQVIMFKGQEINGRLNHNGVEQGSILSLCFKKVQIFVEDMTGKKDRFDVHLADKVLKFKGQVAEKRELGASHVRLIYRGKELCEGKLLQDYDIKPNSTVNLVMRIRGGYIQTLCPYPRIKT, encoded by the coding sequence ATGAAAATTTTTGTGCAAATGTTAGATGGTTGGAGGAAAGAAATCGTCGTTAACGAAAATTCTGAGACAGTTGCTCATCTTAAAGATACCGTAGTCCGTGAGCTGAGAAACAAAGAGCTTACTTTTGATCAAATCTACTTATATCTCAAAGAACGGGAAATTAGCGGCGTGTGGGTAAGAGATTGTGGCATACAACCAGGGGATACAGTAAATGTTGTTGCAAAGCAACGGAAATTTATTCGAATAACTGTGAAGCACGAAGATGGCAGAATCACTCTTGACGTTGAGGAAAGCGAGCTGGTCGAATATGTAAaagaaagaattaaaaaaagaaaagggTTTGCCGTTGATAAACAAGTTATTATGTTTAAAGGACAGGAAATCAACGGGAGGTTGAATCATAACGGGGTCGAACAAGGTTCTATTTTGAGTTTGTGTTTTAAGAAGGTGCAAATTTTTGTTGAGGATATGACAGGGAAAAAAGACAGGTTCGACGTCCACCTTGCCGACAAAGTTCTCAAATTCAAAGGTCAAGTCGCTGAGAAAAGGGAACTTGGGGCAAGTCACGTGAGACTGATTTATAGAGGAAAAGAGTTGTGTGAAGGGAAACTACTACAAGACTACGATATCAAGCCAAATTCAACAGTGAACTTAGTAATGCGTATTCGTGGCGGATACATTCAAACGTTATGTCCTTATCCTCGTATTAAAACTTAA